In the Salvia miltiorrhiza cultivar Shanhuang (shh) chromosome 8, IMPLAD_Smil_shh, whole genome shotgun sequence genome, ctaaaagatatcgtataagacatctctaaacccttaaatcgtaagatttttatggaattcgaatatctaatatttgaatttgtgatgaaattgCACAACactaaagttcatgtattttttttaacatattttaaagttcatgtgcaaaatcaaactaccccaaagttggtgtatttaggcgCTAATAAcccttttaaaaaatatataaaagataaaatatacttacttttagaatatatatatatagggggccgctccaatgaagagaggaattcgtcttggaaaaatcaagaggaattcggaattctcaagagagaaataaaactcacaagtttattgataaaagtaggctgCTGAAATTCGTCCATATggtggcctatatataggcaaaggctaaacctaatataataaggaaacaacttaactaccaagcaaagaagccctaatttcgaaaattaactgggctgccaaacaaggcccttattttcGAAATACAAAGCTGAAACTATGGGctaaaaatccgaaaataaataaaaacataagtcttcaaaacatataaagtcttcaagcttcggcccactcgcacttgatgatattaattaaacttggactgactccaccatctccaatgggtttcttcatcaactcttgagcccacacttcttgaactaagctcatcaagctctccttgaacttcttggctcgtgctcttgtaaccggaccaacaggaacatgcaccgggtcttgcaccaacgaaccttgggctgcatcagaccccctaattttagtgagatctagggcacgatctggtgcgtttattttatcaatcatatggctgatattgtatctggagggtgatttttttttgcagggttcgaatcctggagggagcagaatattttaaattttgttattcatcagtatataatgcattgttcatcagtatatacggccctgttcatcagtatatacgtcttattcattacgaattttttaacttttatttttcatcagtatatacatcttgttcattagatatacattaattacattatttaaatgataaaatattatttaataattatttaaaataataattatagacaCTTGAGATCCAATGTAGCACATTATCATTAAATTTAGTGACCGTGAATATCATGAATTATGTTGACCAAATAGTTGGGATGAGAACGTTGAGAGAATTAGATAGACCCgataatcaaaattaattacaaaGATCAATAAAATAGTTATAGAAAATACTTTTCAGAAAACTATTTAATGTAAATAACTGGAGTTGGtaacattttttgttttttatagcAAAAATTACATCAGTACGGCGCAAATCATTCGAGATCATCATCATGTctgttttttatttaatcaaagcTCGTTATATAGTTGAGAATAATATACCACTAATGTTTAGTAAAGTACTATCTTatagtagtatatatatatatatagacaataATTTGTATTACGAATTGTGCtgaaattgaatttgaggtgattTACGGTTGCATCGTTTGTAAGCCCCCTAAAAATTAGGCCATCAAACCTCAAAGCCACACACTCACACATCCCTTCCTACTACCATTCTTGACCTCATGATCCCGACCAACCACTTCTCACATCCTTAAAGATCCTTAACATTCTTCAGATTTTATGTTTAGTCAATTGATTCTTCAGAGCAGGGGGCGATCGAAATGGGTTCTTGAGGTATCAACAAGGAAAAACCACCAACATTCGTTGTTTTCTGGAAAACCGTCAACCAAGAAATTCTGTATATGGCTCCGGGCACCGACGAGACGCAGTGTTTAGGTACATTGGAAACTGGGTTTTGCAAAGAACACGAAAAAGATTCCAACGTTGACAAGAAACCTCACGAGGATCCCGATGATAATTCGACCCAGGCAAAAGCCTCGCGCCCGCCGTTGATGCGGCATTGCAGCAGCCACGTCGCTTTGGTCGATCCCTTTTCGTTGGTCAGTCGAAATATTTCTTGGTATTTATGTTTCATGTACCAATTCTTATTAAATACTATTGCATTTGCAAGAACGGTTGGCTAAGGCTTCCGAAAATTGGATGGATTTCGTTGTTTTCTTGAAAATTGAGATGTTTAGATTGGGTTGATATGTTTTATGACAAGAACATAAATACTACGTATGCATGCAGTGAGATTTTCATGGGATATTCTACATTAATCTCCCTTAGAATTTGTAATAGTTGGATTTCGTTTGAAGTTGTGTAATTGGCCTAGTTTCTTGATTTCAATTGCTTGTGTGGTTGTAGCATTAATGGAAGAAGAGTGTGTTATGGTGTAGGTTGAGTATTTGGTTTACATGATTACTCTATTAAGTGTAGATATAATTTGTAATATACTGCTTGGATATCATTTTAAGTTGTACAATTGGCCTAGTTTCTTGATTTCAATTGCTTGTGTGGTGGTAGCATTGGTAGAAAAGTGTGTTCTTGTATAagttgagtgtttggtttacaTGATTAGTTTGTTTAAATGTGTAGATATGTAGTAATGAAGGCGGAGTAAAATCAGGCAAGGACTCTGGATTTCAGCCGATTTTTCGCTCTGGAAGCTGCTCTGAGATAGGTCCTAAGCAGTATATGGAGGATGAGTTCATTTGTGTCGACGATCTTCCCCAACATCTTGGTACAAATAAAGGTTTCCCATCTCCGGGAGCATTTTATGGGGTGTGTAAGTTGTTTTGAACTTATGCTTTACTCGCTGAGAGAGACCGCTCCTTTTAGTTGTGTATCTAGCAGGGCATTAGAGTTGAAAACAAGATGTTGAACCGCTCATACATTTCATAGTCACTCTCTTTCAGGTTTTTGATGGTCATGGTGGAAAAGACGCTGCGTCTTTCACTAGAAAGAACATCCTCGACTTTATCACTCAGGATTCTCATTTCCCAGATGGTATAAAAAGAGCACTGAAGAATGCTTTCGTGAAAGCTGATAATGCGCTGGCGGATGCCAAGAATCTCGATCAATCTTCTGGCACCACTGCTCTGGTTGCTCTTATTTTGGGAAGGTCAGAAATAGGAATAGTTCTTCATCTTGCACCAGAAAAAATTCACAAGTTTAAGTTGGTGTTGATCTTTTTAAGTTGCTTATTATTTCAAATGTTCACACCTTGATGAGTTTTTGCCCATTTCAGAATCTTTTGTTTCATTATAGTGTTGTATGGCAGGACTATGATAATAGCTAATGCTGGCGATTCTCGAGCTGTGCTTGGCAAAAGAGGAAGAGCCATAGAATTGTCTAAAGATCACAAGCCTAGCTGCACATCCGAAAGGATTAGAATAGAAAAGTTGGGTGGTGTCATCTACGACGGCTATCTCAACGGACAGCTCTCAGTCGCACGTGCTCTTGGCGACTGGCACATGAAGGGTGCTAAAGGCTCACAGTGCCCCCTAAGCTCAGAGCCGGAGCTAGAGGAGTTGGTCTTGACAGAAGAAGACGAGTTCTTGATCATTGGCTGCGATGGCCTATGGGATGTCATGAGCAGCCAATACGCGGTGACAATAGTGAGGAAGGAGCTGATGGCACACAATGATCCGGAGAGGTGCTCGAGGGAGCTCGTCAGGGAGGCCCTCAAGCGCAACACCTGTGATAACCTCACCGTGGTCGTCATCTGCTTCTCAGCAGAACCTCCCCCTCGTATTGAGATCCCGAGATCGCATAGGAGGAGGAGCATATCAGCTGAAGGGTTGGATATCTTGAAGGGTGTGTTAAGCCAGGCGTGAGAGAGAGCATGCTGCGCTCGAGCTCTGAGACGGGTCGTCTGTTGGTGGCCGTCGAATCTTGCCGTGCTCCCGTGTCGGCGTGTGGATCTCACGAGAAGAATGTTCAATTGCAACCACATTTGGCTATGGGGAGAGTTGTTGCAAATTTTTAACATGGGAGTTGAGGTAAAGAGGTTGAGAAACTTTGTGTTTGTGTGCAGTGTATCTATGCTGACATACTTAGATCTTGGTTTTTAGCCTTTGGCAGTTATAACTGTCATATTTTACTCTTACACTGtgatcatattttattttttccttttctttttttacaattttatgtaccattttcttcactttttttGACAGTGATATTAACCCTGATTTTCTGATATTAATAAATGTgactttttaaattttgtattatATTTGTTAGATTGTTATATTATACCAACTGCAAAATGTAAACAAGCTGGCTGTATAATTTTCAAAGGTTAAAagtatttcttttttcattGTGTTCAGTTTTTCAGTtatattctttttatatttcAGAGTTCCAGTTAAATATTAACTAGAACTAAATATTCAATAGTTTGGATTTGATTTTAACTAGCATTTACATTTGTGCAATGCACGAGAAatctttttatatttctttttataattcaaaaaaaaataaaagaaaacaagttaagaaaaaaaggaaagaacaatgaaaatgaaaataaaaaaaatataacattgacatttaaaattcaatattttaggTATTTTAAGTTTGTGCCATTTGTTTATTGTAAggggaaaatagaaaaaaatatgtgtaaataatttacaattaaaaCTGTACTTTTATTTTGCTTAATCTGCATGAGAAATTTATGGTATATTTTTAATGAGATATGGAGATGGTATAATTTCATTCAAACCAAATATTAATACTAATATTCCCTTCGTTCCTAAATTAAGTATccatttgaaaataaaatgaatttaaaaaaaaaattaagtatccatttgaaaataaaatgaatttaaaaaaattaattttgtgtgAATAAAAATAAGAGTCTCACTTGTGAATGAGTTATGCAGGGTATACttaataaaaagaataatatttattttatagacgaaacaaaaagaaaatataggtATTCATTTCAGGGTGAagaaattattactccctctatccaccaaaagtatgacaatttttatcatttttaatttaaaccaaaaatatgacatttttattAGAACACGACCAGTCGACCACACATCTTTTCCTTATCTTTTATCCTAATAAATACcgtttattcacaaaaaaagaCTAcctttaattcaattttaaccACTCATTTCATACAATGGTGGGATCATTTCTCCAatacataaaaatcaccactcattttattaaaacaatcCCACCAAAAATGTCATGCTTTTGGTGGATGGAGTGAGTATTTTAGAGCATCTACACCTAGGAGCCCATTCGTGAGCTCTAAGAAAGTGGACCCAACTTAAGAGTCTCTCCTCCACATTGGGGGCTCTAAAATccatttaattcacaataacctcttcaattttaaattaaatatttcattaaatttaaaatttcaacattacattaattaaaataaattacaataaaaaatattacaataactTAATTATAGCTGGATCAGACCAAATTGAGCTCAAATGTGCTCGATTAAATTTGAGTTGAGGCGGTTGTGCATTTGGCACTCGCGAAGGGAGGACTGTCGAGTCAAATAAGCTCGGAATTTCGACGGAGCTCCGGTGCGAGTACAAGATGAAGCAGTGCTACTCGACGCCTCGTTGTTTTCCTCGTCTTCCAACTCCGTCGCATATTCTCCTTCATCTTTGATTACCATGTTATGTGTATAATACGCGCAAACATGATATCGCTCAGATGCTTCTTCTTCCATAAACAAGTAGGTCCTTTGATAATAGGCCATAGAACTTGAAAGACACCAAAAGCTTGTTCTACGTTCTTCCGAGCCGTTTCTTGCATCAATTCCCCTTATTCTTCTTGTTCGAAGGAAATATCAGACTCTTCACGAACATGGGCCGATTTGAATAGATGTCGTCAGTTAAGTAGTAGTCCATCGTGTAGTAAGAGTTGTTGGCTTCGAATTGCACCAGTGGAGTCCTTCCTTCAAGAACATCGTTAAACAATGACGATTGGTTAAGCAGATTGATGTTGTTGTTTGAGCCGAGTACCCTAAGAAAAGCATGCCAAATTGCAAGTGTACATTTATGTATGGTAGGAATTCGGCTCTCCCAATAGCGTTTTCGCGTTGTTGGAAGTAAGGATCAGATTCCACCTCATTGACAATGCGCAAGAACAAGGATCGGCGCATACGAAAATATCGccaagattagcttcacgatcGCGATGAATATATGCTTTTGTCTTCCTTTTTTGTTTCGGCAGGCTATCCAACCCTACATGACTCACAATTTCTAAAAAATATTCAGAAGTTGCATGAATTAAACGATGGGAGGAACAACGGATGGAACCTCATCGGTGTTTGAATCGGAGGAAGAGTTGTAAAAGGAATGGGAAGAAAAAGACATTTTGGGAGGAGAAAAATGAGAAGTAGGAATTGAGTttgatgtgaaaaatgaaagGAATGAAGTAGTATTTATAGAGAaattttagaattaaaaaaaaatgaaatgagtcATTTGTAAcggctaatttttaaaaaaaatgaaaattcaactgaaataattgttgaaaatcaaataaatataatttttaaaaaaatatatttttaggcATATGCACCCAACACGGAGAGAAGAGTCGGCCTTTGAGCCATAGGGTGCAGCATTGTGGGGGAAGCGAACGACTAGGGCTCGAGGCCCATATTAGAGCCTTGATGGAGGTGGTCTTAGAACAAATagttatcatttttttatttttagataaattaaataagtaaataaagaaattcaaaaatCGCGCGACATCGAACTCGAATCTAGGACCTCATGTCTTTAATATTAACCTCCTACCGCTAGGCTAACACACATTTTTTacaataaaatcacaaatttaTTACAATTATGGAGTCTCCAACACAACAATAAATTAGTTACCTTTATTATtttcaacaaaaacaaaaaaactagTTACCTCTATTGATAGGCTGCTTAACTTCTGAACGATGATTGTTTGAAAATGGTAGCAACTTTCGTTTTTTTGAAGTCAAAAACGGTAGAGCAACTTTAGTTATAAACTAGTTTTCGCATTTCCcacaataaaacataaatattgtTGCTATTTTTCCAAGACATTCATTCCCTGAAACCCCCAAAAACagaagagagagaaacagagtgttgaagaaaagaagaaagaagaggaAAAAGTGGAGAGGTGTGTGATGAGAGACACATCTCACCGCACTTACTCCGTAAtcaaaaaatagtaaatatcATTATTAACATATTTTACAATAAATCATCTCTCTCTTCCTTCCACCTTTCTCCAATCTCCACTCCACCATTGCAGCTTTTCCTTCCAATCTCAACTTCTCCCCTAACAACCTTCGAATAAATCCTCTTAAGCAATAAAAGTTTTGCCGAGATTGGCAAGTTTCGACCACCTTCACCGATCGCACTCCCTGCAAACAAATTTGGATTTAGGGATCGCTTTTGATTTCGAATTACCTGTGGATTGCGATCATCATGTCCGGCTCCCCGTCGTCGTCGTCGGGATCGGAAGACGAGGATGAAGGAATCGACTCGTACCGTAAAGGAGGCTACCACGCCGTCAGAATCGGCGATAATTTCTCCGCCGGTCGCTACATCGCGCAGAAGAAACTTGGTTGGGGACAGTTCTCCACAGTCTGGCTCGCCTATGATACTGAATCGTCGGTATGCATATCGTAAACTTTACGTTCTGCTTCTTCTTGTTTCggatttcattttttaatacaTGTGTTGGCGTGTCATATCGTTACGTTCTTCGAGGCATTACTGTAGATGCGCCTTCATGCGCTTCGGAGGTTTGATTTTAGTAGCTGTTTTAATTTGGATAATCGTTTGATAGATCAATGTTTAGTGTATTTGTTTTATTCGTGATCGGATCACAATTAGGTATTGAAAATTATTCCAGTAGCTAGCTTGCATCTCCGAAGGTTCCTTTAGTCACTGCTGCGTTAAATTCTCAGTTTCCgcaaaaagaaaaactaaaaaaactaGAACATTCAGTTTGAGCATTATCTGttgatttgattaattttagaTACTTTCAGGAGGGAAATGCATTTTAGTAATCGATGAACATTCAGTTTGAGCATTATCTGTTTGAATGAAATGAGCTGTTTTTGATACCTTCTTTGCATGATTGaagtaaatatttatttaatgctGTTTGTTCGTCAAGCTACATGTTATATGAAGAAAACATGCTTTTGGCGTACAGATTATTCTCTCCATTGTAGACTCTCAGCAATTCAATAGAATTCTGACTCTGGCGCGATCATTTGGCTCCAGTTACTTTAAAGAATGCTAGAGCATGTCCTAATTAATTCTCTCTCAGATGATTGCTGTTGTCATGGCACGTTCAGTTCTAATCCAATTGGTGGGGTTTTCTTAGTTTGTCTTATTTTTGATTTGTTTGGTTCTGTAGAAATATGTTGCCTTGAAGATCCAGAAAAGTGCACCACAATTTGCTCAGGCAGCAATTCATGAGATCGAAATTCTTTCTGCTATTGCTGCTGGTGATCCCTCAAATGACAAGTCCGTTGTACGCTTGGTAGACCACTTTAAGCATGCAGGCCCAAATGGGCAGCATTTATGCATGGCTCTGGAATTTCTTGGTGATAGTTTGCTCCGTTTGATCAAGTATAACCGGTATAAAGGTCTCGAGCTCCATAGAGTTAAGGAGATATGCAAATGCATTTTGACTGCACTAGATTACTTGCATCGCGAACTACGAATCATACACACTGACTTAAAACCTGAGAACATTCTTCTATGTTCCACCATTAATCCTTCAAAAGATCCAATCAGGTCAGGATTGACTCCAATCCTTGAAAAGCCTGAGGGAAACCCTAATGGTGGAGTAATTGTTAGTAGTATTGAGAAAAGACTAAAGCAAAGGGCAAAAAGAGCAGTTGCAAGAATCTCAGAAAGGCGAATTGGTATGGGAGATGGGGTAGGCAGGACTCAAAAGCCTCCTAGAATCTTGGAAGGGATAGACTTCAAATGTAAAGTTGTGGACTTTGGAAATGCATGTTGGGGTGATAGGCCAATTGCTGAAGAAATTCAAACAAGACAATATAGAGCACCAGAAGTTATACTTCAGTCTGGTTATTCCTTTGCTGCTGATATGTGGTCATTTGCTTGTACGGCTTTTGAACTTGCAACAGGGGAGATGATGTTTGCTCCCAAGATTGGGCAAGGTTTCAGTGAGGATGAGGTAATAATCTACATTCTACACTTTGTTTTCATGTTAATGCATGATATGATATCGTACATGGGGTGAGAAAAGGCCCTTTAACGAGCTTTATTTCTATATATTGTGAAACATCTTTCAACTTACTGGAAGTAACCTCTTAATTCACATCATCTTGCTGGGCGCTGCTTTCACATCCCTCATCTCTTCAGTAAATTGCTTTAAATTTGAAATCTAAAAGTTTAAGGTGTACAAATGTGGTCAGTCAGAAATTTTTAAGATGACATTGGTGATTGATTTAATTAGTTTTCCTATCCCAGTTCCTGATTTAATGATGACCCCAAATTGCGATGACCTCTAGAATAATACTGCACATGTGAAGTTATAATTAGAGCAATTTCAGGATAGTAAAATAGCTAATGAGCAACCCGAAGCACAACATTTTCCACCTTTTTTGGGTGCTTTTACACAAGTAGTGTGCTGGAAGTGGTATCAATCGATATGTCATATGATAGGTTTCCTTTTGCAGGATCACCTTGCTATGATGATGGAGCTCCTTGGAAAGATTCCACGCAAGGTAAAGATGCACTTCTCATTTCTCTATATAAATTCAAGCTATAGCAATTTTTGCTGACTCTCATTGGTTAATTCTGAAATGTAAGATTGCTACTAGTGGTGCCCGATCCAAAGAGTACTTTGATAGATACGGCGACTTGAAGAGGATTAGAAGGCTGAAGTACGGGTCCCTTGATCGATTACTTGTTGATAAGTACAAGTTTTCTGATGCTGACGCACGTGAATTTGCTGGTTTCCTATGTCCCATACTTGATTTTGAGCCAGATAAGCGACCAACAGCCCAGCAGTGCCTGCAGCATCCATGGCTTAATGCTGACAATCAGACAAGTGGGTTGAATGCAGGAATGAACGACCTGCAAATCAAGCTGAAGAAGTGATGTAGGAACGAGGGACAAATTCTCCACATGCTTTGAGTTTTGTTTGCCGTAGTTATTTGATAGATTCTGATTTGTCAGGATTGTAATATAGTATATGATTAGCACGATGACAAGTGAAGAAATTGAGCTGGGGATCAAGCGCTCGGTGCTGCAATATTTCTGCAGGTTGGTTAGTGTTGACCCTCTTCGTCATGCTTTCCCACTCCATGAGAGAAAAGCGAATGGAATAGGCACGAGCCGTGCTGTGACTGTGGCCGTCCCTTCTTGGGTTTTAGTGCTCCGCGCCTGTTTTAGGTTGTGTTCGTTACGATCTGTTCTTTCTTTCCTTGTGGGATTTCATATATGGTGGttctttgttaatttttttttttttttttttgtgattgtAGAATCATATGTTTTTAAAATTGGCTGTTATCATCAAGAATGTCAGTACGTTAATTTTTAGTTCATTCAATTGAAGATTGGTTGTATTCGAATAAGAAACCGTTTCttgggatttttttttctctattgtGTCAATATTTTGGAAGACCTTGATCTAGAGTGGTCACTGCCCATTCAATATACTCGGAAGACCTTGAAATTTTCTTTGAGATAGGTTTTTTTTCAAGATTTGGAAATCATGTAGATTTTGAGTTTGCTATATTTACTCGAACAAACAGTTTTGAACGAAGTTATATTTCCAAGggaaattattataaaaaaaattaggggtAATTGCGTGTAAATtcataacgtttacacggaattagTTTTTGCTCCTATTTTAAAAATTCGCttctaaatacataacctttcatttttgtctcgtTTTTGTCCGATGACAGGTTTTTTCTTACACCGGCGCTGAAATTGATGCGGTGGTAGccggaaattgacacctaaACATATTATTGAcatgtgaaaaaaataataaaaaattcacatcatcatcttccccaacctctcCCACTCCCAAACCCCAATTCCCCACCTCCCCAcccgccgccggcgccgccaccACCGGCGCCGCCACCACCGGCGCCTGCAGTCGTCTGTCACTCTCTGGTTTTCCAGCAACAACAGACCATCCAAATCCCCACATCCACCGCCCAATTCACCCTCTCCacatcaattccggctgccaattTCCGACTCTCTGGGGGGAAGGGAGAAGAaggtagattttttttttgttttttttaattttttttttccacatgtcaataATATGCTTAGGTGTCAATTTTCGACTGTCACCTCATCAATTCCGACTGCCACGGTGTCATTTCCGATgtcggcgtaagaaaaaatcgatcactggacaaaaatgaaaggttatatATTTAAAGgcagattttttaaaataggaACGAAAATCAATTTCGcgtaaacgttatggatttaccgACAATTACCCCAAAAATATAAggaaaaattgcacctaaatacacaaactttatcGAAAATCCATTTTTGACGCGATTccaggattttacattttaatacaccaatttaagaagttgttcaattttgacacaattttgaattccggcgaccgggatattgacgtggcagtcggaatcgccacgtcacacacacacactccaccctctctctctctcaccccactctctctctctctctctctctctctctacacgtCAGCTTCCCCCCACCCTCCTGATcggaccctccccctccccctccccagaactGCGTCGAACCTGCtctccccaccaccacacctcttcctccacttcctttccccaccaccatcacataTCCGCCGCCCCAGCAGAGGGGGCTGGAGAAGAAGTGTGGGCAGGCAGCCGTCGGACCCTCCCCCTTCTCCCACCGCGTCGAACCCTTTTTCTTCCCCCACCACCCGCCGCCACTTCCCCCACAACCGCCGAGCCCATCGTCGGAGTACAGAATCGGGGTCGTGGTCCTCAGAAACGCGTTGTCGGAGTACTGAATCGGGGAATTAC is a window encoding:
- the LOC131001616 gene encoding probable protein phosphatase 2C 47, encoding MAPGTDETQCLGTLETGFCKEHEKDSNVDKKPHEDPDDNSTQAKASRPPLMRHCSSHVALVDPFSLICSNEGGVKSGKDSGFQPIFRSGSCSEIGPKQYMEDEFICVDDLPQHLGTNKGFPSPGAFYGVFDGHGGKDAASFTRKNILDFITQDSHFPDGIKRALKNAFVKADNALADAKNLDQSSGTTALVALILGRTMIIANAGDSRAVLGKRGRAIELSKDHKPSCTSERIRIEKLGGVIYDGYLNGQLSVARALGDWHMKGAKGSQCPLSSEPELEELVLTEEDEFLIIGCDGLWDVMSSQYAVTIVRKELMAHNDPERCSRELVREALKRNTCDNLTVVVICFSAEPPPRIEIPRSHRRRSISAEGLDILKGVLSQA
- the LOC131001592 gene encoding uncharacterized protein LOC131001592, with the protein product MSGSPSSSSGSEDEDEGIDSYRKGGYHAVRIGDNFSAGRYIAQKKLGWGQFSTVWLAYDTESSKYVALKIQKSAPQFAQAAIHEIEILSAIAAGDPSNDKSVVRLVDHFKHAGPNGQHLCMALEFLGDSLLRLIKYNRYKGLELHRVKEICKCILTALDYLHRELRIIHTDLKPENILLCSTINPSKDPIRSGLTPILEKPEGNPNGGVIVSSIEKRLKQRAKRAVARISERRIGMGDGVGRTQKPPRILEGIDFKCKVVDFGNACWGDRPIAEEIQTRQYRAPEVILQSGYSFAADMWSFACTAFELATGEMMFAPKIGQGFSEDEDHLAMMMELLGKIPRKIATSGARSKEYFDRYGDLKRIRRLKYGSLDRLLVDKYKFSDADAREFAGFLCPILDFEPDKRPTAQQCLQHPWLNADNQTSGLNAGMNDLQIKLKK